One Amycolatopsis thermophila DNA segment encodes these proteins:
- the aroQ gene encoding type II 3-dehydroquinate dehydratase — MKVFVLNGPNLGRLGKREPAVYGSTTHADLADLCVKTGGELGIDVEVRQTDHEGEMVGWLHEAADAGLPVVLNAGAWTHYSIAVRDAAAQLTAPLIELHITNVHKREQFRHHSVLSDIATAVIAGLGVDGYPLALRWLAANAG, encoded by the coding sequence GTGAAGGTGTTCGTCCTCAACGGCCCCAACCTCGGCCGCCTCGGGAAGCGGGAGCCCGCCGTCTACGGCTCCACCACGCACGCCGACCTCGCCGACCTGTGCGTCAAGACCGGCGGCGAGCTGGGCATCGACGTCGAAGTGCGGCAGACCGACCACGAGGGCGAGATGGTCGGCTGGCTCCACGAGGCCGCCGACGCCGGGCTTCCCGTGGTGCTCAACGCGGGTGCTTGGACGCACTACTCGATCGCCGTGCGCGACGCCGCCGCCCAGCTCACCGCACCCCTGATCGAGCTGCACATCACCAACGTGCACAAGCGCGAGCAGTTCCGGCACCACAGCGTGCTCTCCGACATCGCCACGGCCGTGATCGCCGGGCTCGGCGTCGACGGGTACCCGCTGGCCCTGCGCTGGCTCGCCGCCAACGCCGGATGA